From the Sardina pilchardus chromosome 11, fSarPil1.1, whole genome shotgun sequence genome, the window TTCATCCTGAACTAAGCATATTTCTCGCGTTCGCAAATGAGAGGGTGCCGACTGCTTGCCTCGAACAGCATGGCAATGTGACTTTTCCTTACGTAGGCTAGAGTAGCCAGCCTACCAGGCTACCCCACTCAACTTCTCTAAATGTAGCAGTGGGGAACTGAAGAAATATCATTGATTATTTTTGTAAGGCTAGATAATAtatgcccttttttttttttttttttttttttttgttaagacAGATTAGGCTACTATCTATATAGCCAAGCAGGTGAATTGCCACTTTATTTGTAGGTACTTCAACATTGTTTTTAAGTTGTAGCCTATTGTCGACTGAAATCTACCGAGACTGGAATTGTATTGTAACCTAACCTGGTTTGTTTATCCTATTTATTTGCTGTTTTTGTTACACGACCTTACCATTCGCTGCTCAATGCTGTTCTTTTTACACTGACATTCAACACCCTAAAAAAGCATGCGGTAGCCTACACATTTACTGCTCAGGACAATATAGGCCACTGTCCCTATCAAGGTTTGATGCAACATAATTATTTAGTTGCATCTTAACAATAAGAAGCATGTGGGAAAAAtacttaagcaacaaaaatacagATTATTGAGAGTTTTAAAACATGCTGAAGGTTAAAAACGTGtcgtgataattaaaacactggATTCAGTCcgatgctgccatctagtgtcgTCTATAGTGACATGTATGAGGTGAAAATTGgcctaggttttttttttttcttttcttttctgctgTCACTGACCTGTCACAAGAATTCAACACAGATTATTGCAGTTTACATTTGGATGACTTAGGCAACTGAGAGGCACAATTTCTTTATTGCATATACCGGTATGTCGACATGCATACTTGTATAATTTCCTGTGAAAGCTTTTGGGCCAGCCGGAAAATGTGACCTTAATCAACTGTTgtttattcagggaaaattgaaTGAGCATTAGCCTAAGCTCGTTTACAGCAATAGCCTGAGTTTACTAACAAAGaataatcataataaaaaaaaacaacatgtgcTGGACCGGAGCGGTGTGACCATCGCACCGCTTCAGAATACAGCCTAAACAATATACGTTTAATAGCGCTGATAATTTCATGTACGTTACATTTAAAGTTTATCTTGCATTGTTCAGAAGTTGTTGATTACTTTCGAAAACACATCATTAGGTTGCTTTGTTGCACGACTCTGTCCACTCTGCCAGGGCGGGGGCGTGTCTTAATAGCCATTGGCTGCCTTCAAAGGTCACATGGTACAGTTTCGCGCGAAAGTTGGTGAAGGGCTTTATGAGGGGACTCGTTCTGCCGGTGAAGTAGCTGGTGTGGCATGGCCAGTTAGTTGTCTGGTGTGGCTAAGGATTAAACGTAGGAATTGACTGGTTTGGACTTTTGCAGTGGTTATGGCTCAAGCACGTGTAACGGATTATTTTGCACAAAGTAAGAGAGGTGGAATTGAAAGAGCTGTGAGAAATAAGGGACGAAAACAGGCTGTGCACAGTGTGGATGTCGCGACTACGAGATCAACTCGACAACACAAGAGAACTTCAGAGCGATCCAGAGTTACCAAATCTACATCTAGTTGCGTACAAGAAGAATTTCTACGTGTTATTAACGAAGCTGTGTCgacaaaaaatgacatgaaaaaCGAAGGGAGATCTAAAGAAACCCGAAATACTGAGGATTGTAAACAGGATCTTCTGGCTAGCCCTCAGACTCCAAAGAGGACTTCAACTGAGGCCGAGTTTGATCTCGGTTCGGCCGTATTCTCCTCCACAGCGGACCACAGTAGTGCGAAAAAGCGTCTTCGCGTTGGCTCCACACAAGAAGTTAACCCTAAAGCCGAAAAAAGTGAAGTAAAAATCAATAAACGAACAGCAAGGAAGAGGTTGATCCTCTCGAAAGACGGAGATCAGGAAAAGGTAACTTCACGCTAGTTTGCTAACACGGTTAGCTTGGACTCTTCAGGTAGTCAAAGTTAACGTTTAATGTGAGATCAACATAAGCCTAACATGGCTAGTTAACCGCGTTAAAATGCTCATTTTGGTTTAATATGGTTTAAGCTTAGATAACTTCATCTTAAACCTTTAACAATAGTTTTGTTGTTGTACTTTTTGATTGGGGGTATTGCATGTTAGACAATGGGAACAGTTTGCCTGTGCTAGTTGTTGACTATGTGTTAAAAGCTATGCATTACAAAAACCCAGGGTGCAAGAGACGAACGGCAGACGGTAATGTCTCCTTTTGTAATTAGGCTGCCGATTCTGTGAAAGAACCCTCCCCACAGCCACCAGTCCCAGAAGGTGTGGACAAACAATCGAAGAATGTTGTTAACCACACATCCACCCCAGGTGCCCAGAGCCCCCCTAAAAGCACAGTCAGGAGCAAGGTAACTGCAAGATGACTGTAGATAACTACTTGCTCATGATCCAACTGTATGCTTCCTCTGTTCTAACCACTTTGACTTTGTTTCCTTCCTTGTAGAAACCATTGTCTAAAGGTGATGTGGCAGCACTCAAAACCCGTCTCCTGAAGCTGAAGGGACAAGCAGAGAGCGTTGTGACACCTTCCCCTGCCCCCGAATCCTCTCTTGCAGAGCTGAAGGCCCGACTTGATCGCGCTAGGGAGCTCACAGCCAAGGTCCAacagcaaaaggtgaagcatgAAGCAGAGGCAAAACCTGCTGAGGTGGAAACACAACCAGAATCAGAGGGGTGAGAAACATTCTATTTACCcaaatcaaccccccccccccccccccccccccccacacacacacacacacacacacacacttttaaaccCTTTTCTGTTTgaatgccctgatgaaggtctaaggaCCAAAAGCTTGGtagtaaaatacatttttttgcatggatccaagtgtgcagagaTTTTTTTCCTAGATATTCTGCAGATGTTCTTCTGGCACCTTGGTGTTTGAGAGTGCGGTGTACTACTCTAGAACACCCTTCTTTACCTCTGTTTCAAACACAGATGCAGTTATGGCTTATGCATGAGGTTTCTCATACCCAaccaactttgatttaaaactTTACCTTTGATGTTGCCCCCAGCGAGAAGACCCCAGCATACCAGCGCTACCACACCCTTGCCCAGGATGTACCCCCTGGACTTACTCTGCCATATAAGTACAAAGTGCTGGCAGAGATGTTCCGCAGCATGGACACAATCGTGAGCATACTCTTCAACCGCACAGAAACGGTCACCTTTGCCAAAGTCAAGCAGGGGGTCCAGGACATGATGCACAAGTAAGAGTCCAGCTACAGTGTAAACAGCAATGACCAGTCTTGGCTGCACATGCACGGTCAAGAAAGTGACCATATGTTTAGTGAAGAGaatttgtaataaaatgttgtttttttctttttacctttCCTTATTGGATTCAAGGAGGTTTGAGGAGAGCCATGTTGGACAGATCAAGACTGTGTATCCCGTAGCTTATAAATACCGGCAGGAGAGAAACATCCCAACCTTCAGCGCCACTGTGAAGAAATCCAGTTACCAGCTCACCATGGAGCCGGTCCTTGAAGAAGGTTTGTGGGTCTGGTGACTCATATTTGCATTTATGTCGGCCTCGTATTATTACTCCTCAGTATGCTGAATGCGTTCCTTATCCATCTACAGAGCAGAGTTCCGCTCGGCCGATCCTGACTGCTTCCCGTCTGCTGGATAGGAGGAGGACATTCCATCACAACCTTGTCAACATCGTCAAAGAACATCACAAGGTAAACCGAGAGATGTGTATGCATCCAAACACACTTTGgaggtacagtaatttcccgcatataagccgcattgtgtataagccgcaggacagtgttatgtgcaagttaaaagaaacataacCATATTAActccatattaactgcctccttgtattaacctcacaactgaagaaatttagctaaatcaatgtataagccgcggctaatagtcgggaaattacgggtatccCTAAAGGTCTTCATTAACATTCCAGGAGGTCATTTTGATATACCATGGCTtacctttttctttcctttcttgctGCTATTAGAGTTTCTTGCAGTCTTTGGATCCCCCAGTTGTGGTTCCTGATGATATGCTGACCCGCTGGCACCCCAGATTCAGTGTGGACGAGGTTCCCAACGTACAGCCCAGTGACTTACCCCAGCCTCCTCAGACAGAGAAATTGACCACTGCGCAGGAAGTGCTGGACAAAGCACGTGCCCTCATGACTCCCAAGGTGAATAGAGATCATTTGTTTCTGGACTGGCTGGGATTATGTGTTTGCCCATGTGTGTAGCGATGTTTTTTGGACCAGTTCTTCATAGACGAGCTTTGAGAGTTCTATCCTTATGTATTCAGATTTCTATATTTTAGACTAGCTAAGAAACATTTGACATTAGATAAAACAATTCACAGCGTACATTTCGTTTTATGAGAGGTAACTTTGTTCCCTTTTTAATCTCAAGATGGAAAAAGCCCTTGCCAACATGGCTTTGAAAACTGCAGAGACTGCATGCGCCAAGGAAGCAGAGGCTCCTACTCCTACAAAAGAAGCTGCACCTCTTGCTGCAACACCTGGTGCAACACCCAGTGCCCTCAAAGGAGTGTCCCAGTCTTTGCTGGAGAGGGTAAGAGCAAGacccttttaaaaagaaaagatagTGTTGCAAGTTTGCCTTAACATAGaaattgatttagcaaaatacATGGATATGGGAAACCATATACATTTTGTAATTTTGTGGGGGGGTTTATAATACACTTCATTTTTATAGCACTTTTCAGACTCAAAGATGGTTAACAATTACACATAGATGCATAtattataaaaaatgaaatctcaagATACAGACAAAGGAGACAGCGACGACGACAGACAGAATAATTGAACCCCCTCgtctttgtttgtttcagaTCCGAGCAAAAGAGGCCCAGAAGCTCCAGGCATCCATGACTCGAAACCCCCAACAAGAGGAGCGTCTGGCCATGATGTCTCGCCTCGGGGAGCTGGCCAGGATCTTGCGCAATGTGTTTGTCGCTGAAAAGAAGCCAGCGCTCAGCATGGAGGTGGCCTGCAACAGAATGATCGCCAGCTATCGGTCCGCACTCAGCCATGGTTGGTACAAACTTCATGCGTAGCAAAACCatacgactgtgtgtgtgtgtgtgtgtgtgtggggggtctttTATTTTGCACGTAAAGGTTCTGAGAATTTTGTTTATTACCTAGTTGTGTATTGCACTGCTCTGTTCCAGTGCCCATTTTCCATCAATAAAATGAGTATTCCATCTGTTATAGGTGATATGGAGAAACACATTCGGCTCCTTGCAGAGCTGACACCAAAGTGGCTGACCATCCACCCGATCAGAAAGGACGTGTATCTGAAGCTGAACAAGACTATGGACCTGAGTGTTGTGCAGGACAATCTGAGTCAGAAGATGAAAGAGGAGGAGCGGAAATGAGCCCTCAGTCCAACTGCTATCATGTTGGAGGGGAGCCTGTTTTTTAACATGAAAACGGAATATGGACTCCTGTTTGTTTTAGAACTTTTCATCAGTTGGTCAGAATGCTTTGCAGTGTCATATCGTTGCCCTTTTGAagtggtgtttttaaaaagacattTCTGTTGTAGATGACACTGCTGTATCGCATTTGTAATAAAAGCTTTTTCTGACTTTCATGTCTGCCTATTGTTTATTGGCATTTTACATTCCTGCCATGGTGAACATC encodes:
- the cdt1 gene encoding DNA replication factor Cdt1, with amino-acid sequence MAQARVTDYFAQSKRGGIERAVRNKGRKQAVHSVDVATTRSTRQHKRTSERSRVTKSTSSCVQEEFLRVINEAVSTKNDMKNEGRSKETRNTEDCKQDLLASPQTPKRTSTEAEFDLGSAVFSSTADHSSAKKRLRVGSTQEVNPKAEKSEVKINKRTARKRLILSKDGDQEKAADSVKEPSPQPPVPEGVDKQSKNVVNHTSTPGAQSPPKSTVRSKKPLSKGDVAALKTRLLKLKGQAESVVTPSPAPESSLAELKARLDRARELTAKVQQQKVKHEAEAKPAEVETQPESEGEKTPAYQRYHTLAQDVPPGLTLPYKYKVLAEMFRSMDTIVSILFNRTETVTFAKVKQGVQDMMHKRFEESHVGQIKTVYPVAYKYRQERNIPTFSATVKKSSYQLTMEPVLEEEQSSARPILTASRLLDRRRTFHHNLVNIVKEHHKSFLQSLDPPVVVPDDMLTRWHPRFSVDEVPNVQPSDLPQPPQTEKLTTAQEVLDKARALMTPKMEKALANMALKTAETACAKEAEAPTPTKEAAPLAATPGATPSALKGVSQSLLERIRAKEAQKLQASMTRNPQQEERLAMMSRLGELARILRNVFVAEKKPALSMEVACNRMIASYRSALSHGDMEKHIRLLAELTPKWLTIHPIRKDVYLKLNKTMDLSVVQDNLSQKMKEEERK